In Rhipicephalus microplus isolate Deutch F79 chromosome 7, USDA_Rmic, whole genome shotgun sequence, one genomic interval encodes:
- the LOC119179270 gene encoding uncharacterized protein LOC119179270: protein MSLSYAFACVLVFAAMTSVVTASTSMSCMNVTLNNILNIGTCLGGNLNYCSNGTSTSGLVTGLTKVLNCALQGIYTYGSPQGTVSALGPLLSLIASRLSIPGVNLPATSNTTNFFTMNDTCQGPITIQLPGLQNATSCLGTDANVCTAGSTTTTSQVTQLVQTLTCLLRQIPMDQFRQVIMGSGCQLLTILSSLAGNASLGVGLQTALMSLSTGLRLIVPTCPASG from the exons ATGAGTCTGTCCTACGCCTTCGCTTGTGTGCTAGTTTTCGCTGCGATGACGTCAGTTGTCACAGCTTCAACTTCCA tgtcttgcatgaacgtcacTCTCAACAATATCCTCAACATCGGCACC TGCCTGGGCGGCAACCTGAACTACTGCAGTAATGGAACATCA ACAAGCGGCTTGGTGACAGGACTCACCAAAGTGCTCAAC tgTGCCCTACAAGGTATCTACACTTACGGATCACCACAAGGCACTGTCAGCGCCCTCGGACCTCTCCTGTCCCTCATTGCCAGCCGCCTTTCGATCCCCG GTGTCAATCTTCCCGCCACAAGCAACACCACTAACTTCTTCACTATGAATGACACCTGTCAAGGTCCAATAACCATCCAGCTGCCAGGTCTTCAAAACGCCACCAGT TGCCTTGGAACTGACGCAAATGTGTGTACAGCCGGGTCTACAACCACA ACCAGCCAAGTTACGCAGCTGGTGCAAACCTTGACT TGTCTCCTGCGCCAGATCCCTATGGACCAGTTCCGGCAGGTCATCATGGGCAGCGGCTGCCAGCTGCTGACGATTTTGAGCTCGCTCGCAGGCAACGCTTCATTGGGCGTCGGCCTGCAGACAGCCCTGATGTCACTCAGCACTGGTCTCCGTCTCATCGTGCCAACCT